Proteins encoded in a region of the candidate division WOR-3 bacterium genome:
- a CDS encoding proton-conducting transporter membrane subunit → MNSLVLLSIIPILAGFLGLFISWLRNEFNFLGTILNLYYATYLFIITRKTEVLYHKLWTFRNIDFGFYLDQFSSVIVLSVALIGFMILLYSLRSMRNYRHLNIYYLFLLITISIGNSIIIANNLIFLFLISVISLLVLYIFILITAGGQTEKEIVKLSTITNPMFLIVGISNVFILSGILMLLFSKGVTSIISEPRLVANTPVLVVSFLLILLGIIGKIGIIPLHTWTLKIVKSPVTVMTFIPMVIDKIVGIYLLFRISYFIFDIRDTYLIRLIILGFGALSIVIASVVAKASKDAYRLLTFGSISQIGFVFIGIGSANLYGIAGSIYHLLNYLTFQPSLVLATGSVEYWIKTTRLEDFHNIGTKLPLTFTIILIASLASIGIPPLNGFFSKWWLIEGVSQIKMFNINFVPLIFLIVIIFGIIVTPIYLLKLIYSLQPNSREDTQRHFHHIRDPNFTMLFPPAFLVILSIILGVLVIPLVWRVIVIPSLINTKLFNIEIINLNPLSFTLAPVILIISILIGIVYYYNKIYPKRFRST, encoded by the coding sequence ATGAACTCATTAGTCTTATTATCAATTATTCCCATCCTTGCCGGGTTCTTAGGTCTCTTTATCTCTTGGCTTCGAAATGAATTTAACTTTTTAGGCACAATTCTTAATTTATATTATGCCACTTATCTTTTTATCATTACTCGCAAAACCGAAGTCTTATATCATAAACTTTGGACATTCCGAAATATCGATTTTGGGTTTTATTTAGACCAATTCAGTAGTGTCATTGTTTTAAGTGTTGCCCTCATAGGATTTATGATTCTGCTCTATTCACTCCGCTCAATGCGTAATTATCGACATCTTAATATCTATTATCTATTTCTCCTGATAACGATATCGATTGGCAATAGTATTATCATTGCTAATAATCTAATATTTTTATTTCTGATTTCAGTCATCTCATTGCTTGTGCTTTATATCTTTATTTTGATTACTGCTGGCGGACAAACTGAAAAAGAGATAGTTAAATTATCTACGATTACTAATCCGATGTTTTTAATCGTAGGAATATCTAATGTCTTTATCCTATCAGGAATATTAATGCTTTTATTTTCTAAGGGTGTGACATCTATTATTTCAGAACCAAGATTAGTTGCTAACACACCAGTATTAGTAGTTTCTTTTTTATTAATATTATTAGGTATCATTGGAAAAATTGGAATAATCCCTTTACATACTTGGACTCTGAAAATAGTGAAATCGCCCGTTACAGTTATGACATTTATTCCTATGGTAATTGATAAAATAGTTGGTATCTATCTTTTATTCCGCATCTCTTATTTTATATTTGATATTAGAGATACTTATTTAATTCGACTAATTATTCTGGGATTTGGGGCTTTAAGTATCGTTATTGCTTCTGTAGTGGCTAAGGCTTCAAAAGATGCTTATCGATTGTTGACCTTTGGTTCTATTAGTCAAATTGGGTTTGTCTTTATCGGCATTGGTTCTGCCAATCTGTATGGAATTGCCGGTAGTATTTATCATCTGCTCAACTATCTAACTTTTCAACCTTCCCTTGTTTTAGCCACAGGTTCCGTTGAATATTGGATAAAGACAACACGCTTAGAAGATTTTCATAATATTGGAACTAAATTACCGCTAACCTTTACAATCATTTTAATTGCTTCCTTAGCCAGTATCGGAATTCCGCCCTTAAACGGATTTTTTTCTAAGTGGTGGCTTATTGAAGGAGTTTCTCAGATAAAAATGTTTAACATAAATTTTGTTCCATTGATATTTCTTATCGTGATAATTTTCGGGATAATTGTGACGCCAATTTATTTATTAAAACTCATATACTCATTACAACCAAACTCAAGAGAAGATACGCAAAGACATTTTCATCACATTCGTGACCCTAACTTCACAATGTTATTTCCTCCAGCATTTCTTGTCATCTTAAGCATTATTTTGGGTGTATTAGTAATTCCATTAGTTTGGCGTGTTATCGTTATTCCTTCATTAATAAATACAAAATTATTTAATATTGAGATAATTAATCTTAATCCTTTATCTTTCACTTTAGCACCGGTTATTCTAATTATTTCAATATTGATTGGCATTGTCTATTATTATAATAAAATTTATCCGAAAAGATTTAGGAGTACTTGA